In Staphylococcus saccharolyticus, one genomic interval encodes:
- the rplL gene encoding 50S ribosomal protein L7/L12 — protein MANQEQIIEAIKEMSVLELNDLVKAIEEEFGVTAAPPVAAAGAAGGGDAAAEKTEFDVELTSAGSSKIKVVKAVKEATGLGLKDAKELVDGAPKVIKEAMPKEEAEKLKEQLEEVGASVELK, from the coding sequence ATGGCTAATCAAGAACAAATCATTGAAGCAATTAAAGAAATGTCAGTATTAGAATTAAACGATTTAGTAAAAGCAATTGAAGAAGAATTTGGTGTGACTGCAGCACCTCCTGTAGCAGCAGCAGGTGCAGCTGGTGGCGGAGACGCAGCAGCTGAAAAAACTGAATTTGACGTTGAATTAACTTCAGCTGGATCTTCTAAAATCAAAGTTGTTAAAGCAGTTAAAGAAGCAACTGGCTTAGGATTAAAAGATGCTAAAGAATTAGTTGACGGAGCTCCTAAAGTAATTAAAGAAGCTATGCCTAAAGAAGAAGCTGAAAAACTTAAAGAACAATTAGAAGAAGTTGGAGCTAGCGTAGAATTAAAATAG
- a CDS encoding class I SAM-dependent methyltransferase has translation MSHYYDEQPNVKSNQKKISYYFNQTQLEFTTDAGVFSKDRVDFGSDLLIQTFLKEHPPGPSKSIADVGCGYGPIGLTIAKVSPHHRITMLDVNCRALALAEMNQTKNQIDNATIIESECLSAVEVQFNYILTNPPIRAGKDVVHRIFEEAFAHLKEAGSLYVVIQKKQGMPSAKKRMEELFNNVEVVTKSKGYYILKSSKG, from the coding sequence ATGAGTCATTATTATGATGAACAGCCGAATGTAAAAAGTAACCAAAAGAAAATTAGTTACTACTTTAATCAAACACAATTAGAATTTACAACAGATGCAGGCGTGTTTTCTAAGGATAGAGTAGATTTTGGTTCAGATTTGTTGATTCAGACTTTTTTAAAAGAACATCCGCCTGGACCTAGTAAGTCTATTGCAGATGTAGGGTGTGGGTATGGACCAATTGGTTTAACAATTGCAAAAGTGTCTCCGCATCATCGAATAACAATGTTAGATGTCAATTGTAGAGCGCTTGCTTTGGCAGAAATGAATCAAACCAAAAACCAAATAGACAATGCAACTATTATTGAAAGTGAATGTTTATCTGCAGTAGAAGTTCAATTCAATTACATACTAACAAATCCACCTATTCGTGCTGGAAAAGATGTTGTTCATCGTATCTTTGAGGAAGCATTTGCTCATCTTAAAGAGGCAGGTTCATTATATGTTGTCATTCAAAAAAAGCAAGGTATGCCATCAGCGAAAAAAAGAATGGAAGAGCTATTTAATAACGTAGAAGTTGTTACTAAAAGTAAAGGCTATTATATTTTGAAAAGCTCAAAAGGTTGA
- the rplJ gene encoding 50S ribosomal protein L10 has product MSAIIEAKKQQVDTIAEQLKNSVSTVIVDYRGLTVAEVTELRSQLREVGVKYKVYKNTMVRRAAEQAGIEGLDEFLTGPTAIATSTEDVVAPAKVISGFAKEHEALEVNTGVMEGNVISAEEVKTVGSLPSHDGLVSMLLSVLQAPVRNFAYAVKAVGEQKEESAE; this is encoded by the coding sequence ATGTCTGCTATCATTGAAGCAAAAAAACAACAAGTAGATACTATTGCTGAACAACTTAAAAATTCAGTTTCAACAGTAATCGTTGACTACCGTGGATTAACTGTAGCAGAAGTTACTGAATTACGTTCACAATTACGTGAAGTAGGTGTTAAATATAAAGTTTATAAAAACACTATGGTTCGTCGTGCAGCTGAACAAGCAGGTATTGAAGGCTTAGATGAGTTTTTAACAGGTCCTACAGCAATTGCAACTTCAACTGAAGATGTTGTTGCGCCAGCAAAAGTTATCTCAGGATTTGCTAAAGAACACGAAGCTTTAGAAGTAAACACAGGTGTTATGGAAGGTAACGTTATTTCAGCTGAAGAAGTTAAAACTGTTGGTTCATTACCTTCACACGATGGTCTTGTATCAATGCTTTTATCAGTATTACAAGCTCCAGTACGCAACTTCGCTTATGCAGTTAAAGCTGTTGGAGAACAAAAAGAAGAAAGCGCTGAATAA
- the rpoB gene encoding DNA-directed RNA polymerase subunit beta gives MAGQVVQYGRHRKRRNYARISEVLELPNLIEIQTKSYDWFLKEGLLEMFRDISPIEDFTGNLSLEFVDYRLGEPNYDLEESKNRDATYAAPLRVKVRLIIKETGEVKEQEVFMGDFPLMTDTGTFVINGAERVIVSQLVRSPSVYFNEKIDKNGRENYDATIIPNRGAWLEYETDAKDVVYVRIDRTRKLPLTVLLRALGFSTDQEIVDLIGDSEYLRNTLEKDGTENTEQALLEIYERLRPGEPPTVENAKSLLYSRFFDPKRYDLASVGRYKANKKLHLKHRLFNQKLAEPIVNSETGEIVAEEGTVLDRRKLDEIMDVLETNANSEVFELEGSVIDEPVEIQSIKVYVPNDEEGRTTTVIGNALPDSEVKCITPADIIASMSYFFNLLNGIGYTDDIDHLGNRRLRSVGELLQNQFRIGLSRMERVVRERMSIQDTDSITPQQLINIRPVIASIKEFFGSSQLSQFMDQANPLAELTHKRRLSALGPGGLTRERAQMEVRDVHYSHYGRMCPIETPEGPNIGLINSLSSYARVNEFGFIETPYRKVDLDTNSITDQIDYLTADEEDSYVVAQANSRLDENGCFLDDEVVCRFRGNNTVMAKEKMDYMDVSPKQVVSAATACIPFLENDDSNRALMGANMQRQAVPLMNPEAPFVGTGMEHVAARDSGAAITAKHRGRVEHVESNEVLVRRLVEENGIEHEGELDRYPLAKFKRSNSGTCYNQRPIVSVGDVVEYNEILADGPSMELGEMALGRNVVVGFMTWDGYNYEDAVIMSERLVKDDVYTSIHIEEYESEARDTKLGPEEITRDIPNVSESALKNLDDRGIVYVGAEVKDGDILVGKVTPKGVTELTAEERLLHAIFGEKAREVRDTSLRVPHGAGGIVLDVKVFNREEGDDTLSPGVNQLVRVYIVQKRKIHVGDKMCGRHGNKGVISKIVPEEDMPYLPDGRPIDIMLNPLGVPSRMNIGQVLELHLGMAAKNLGIHIASPVFDGANDDDVWSTIEEAGMARDGKTVLYDGRTGEPFDNRISVGVMYMLKLAHMVDDKLHARSTGPYSLVTQQPLGGKAQFGGQRFGEMEVWALEAYGAAYTLQEILTYKSDDTVGRVKTYESIVKGENISRPSVPESFRVLMKELQSLGLDVKVMDEHDNEIEMADVDDEDATERKVDLQQKNAPESQKETTD, from the coding sequence TTGGCAGGTCAAGTTGTCCAATATGGAAGACATCGTAAACGTAGAAATTATGCGAGAATTTCAGAAGTATTAGAATTACCAAACTTAATAGAAATTCAAACTAAATCTTATGATTGGTTCCTTAAAGAAGGGTTATTAGAAATGTTTAGAGACATTTCACCAATTGAAGATTTCACAGGCAACCTATCTTTAGAATTTGTAGATTATAGATTAGGTGAACCAAATTATGATTTAGAAGAATCTAAAAATCGTGACGCTACTTATGCTGCACCTCTTCGTGTCAAAGTACGTCTCATTATTAAAGAAACAGGCGAAGTAAAAGAACAAGAAGTCTTCATGGGTGATTTCCCATTAATGACAGACACAGGTACATTTGTTATCAATGGTGCTGAGCGTGTTATCGTGTCTCAATTAGTACGTTCACCATCTGTTTATTTCAACGAAAAAATTGATAAAAACGGTCGTGAAAATTATGATGCGACTATTATTCCTAACCGTGGTGCTTGGTTAGAATATGAAACAGATGCTAAAGATGTCGTTTATGTTCGTATCGATAGAACACGTAAATTACCATTAACTGTATTGTTACGTGCGCTAGGTTTCTCAACTGATCAAGAAATCGTTGATTTAATAGGAGACAGTGAATATTTACGTAATACATTAGAAAAAGATGGAACTGAAAATACAGAACAAGCTTTATTAGAAATTTATGAACGTTTGCGTCCTGGCGAACCACCAACAGTAGAAAATGCTAAAAGCTTATTATATTCACGTTTCTTCGATCCTAAACGCTATGATTTAGCAAGTGTAGGTCGTTATAAAGCTAACAAAAAGTTACATTTAAAACACCGTTTATTTAATCAAAAACTAGCAGAACCAATTGTTAATAGTGAAACAGGTGAGATTGTAGCGGAAGAAGGTACTGTACTTGATCGTCGTAAACTAGATGAAATCATGGACGTATTGGAGACAAACGCTAATAGCGAAGTCTTTGAACTTGAAGGTAGTGTCATTGATGAACCAGTAGAAATTCAATCAATTAAAGTATATGTTCCTAATGATGAAGAAGGTCGAACTACTACTGTTATTGGTAATGCATTACCAGACTCAGAAGTTAAATGTATTACTCCGGCTGATATTATCGCCTCAATGAGTTACTTCTTTAACTTATTGAATGGAATTGGTTATACAGATGATATTGACCACTTAGGTAATCGTCGTTTACGTTCAGTTGGTGAATTACTACAAAACCAATTCCGTATCGGTTTGTCTAGAATGGAACGTGTTGTACGTGAGAGAATGTCAATTCAAGACACTGATTCTATCACTCCACAACAATTAATTAATATTCGTCCAGTCATTGCATCTATTAAAGAATTTTTTGGTAGTTCTCAATTATCTCAATTCATGGACCAAGCAAACCCATTAGCTGAGTTGACTCATAAACGTCGTTTATCAGCTCTAGGACCTGGTGGTTTAACTCGTGAACGCGCTCAAATGGAAGTACGTGACGTGCATTATTCTCACTACGGTCGTATGTGCCCTATTGAAACACCTGAGGGCCCAAACATTGGATTAATTAACTCATTATCTAGTTATGCAAGAGTAAATGAATTTGGTTTTATTGAAACACCTTATCGTAAAGTTGATTTAGATACTAATTCAATCACTGACCAAATTGACTACTTAACTGCTGATGAAGAAGATAGTTATGTTGTTGCACAAGCAAACTCACGTCTTGATGAAAATGGGTGCTTCTTAGATGATGAAGTTGTTTGTCGTTTTCGTGGCAATAACACAGTGATGGCTAAAGAAAAAATGGACTATATGGACGTATCACCTAAACAAGTAGTTTCAGCAGCTACTGCATGTATCCCATTCTTAGAAAACGATGACTCAAACCGAGCATTAATGGGTGCAAACATGCAACGTCAAGCAGTACCATTAATGAACCCAGAAGCGCCATTTGTTGGAACAGGTATGGAACATGTAGCAGCGCGTGACTCAGGTGCAGCAATTACTGCTAAGCATAGAGGACGTGTTGAACATGTTGAGTCTAATGAAGTTTTAGTTCGTCGTTTAGTAGAAGAAAATGGTATTGAACATGAAGGTGAATTAGATCGCTATCCATTAGCAAAATTCAAACGTTCAAACTCTGGTACATGTTATAACCAACGCCCAATTGTTTCTGTTGGAGACGTTGTTGAATATAACGAAATTTTAGCAGACGGTCCTTCAATGGAACTAGGTGAAATGGCTTTAGGTCGTAACGTAGTTGTAGGTTTCATGACTTGGGACGGTTATAACTATGAGGATGCCGTTATCATGAGCGAACGTTTAGTTAAAGATGATGTCTATACATCTATTCATATCGAAGAATACGAATCAGAAGCACGTGACACTAAATTAGGACCTGAAGAAATTACTCGTGATATTCCTAATGTGTCTGAAAGTGCGCTTAAAAACTTAGACGATCGTGGTATCGTTTATGTTGGTGCCGAAGTTAAAGATGGTGACATCTTAGTAGGCAAAGTAACGCCTAAAGGTGTAACGGAACTAACAGCAGAAGAAAGATTATTACATGCTATTTTCGGTGAAAAGGCTCGTGAAGTTCGTGATACTTCATTACGTGTACCACATGGTGCAGGGGGCATCGTATTAGATGTAAAAGTCTTCAACCGTGAAGAGGGCGATGACACTTTATCTCCTGGTGTAAATCAATTAGTACGTGTTTATATCGTTCAAAAACGTAAAATTCATGTAGGGGATAAAATGTGCGGTCGTCATGGTAATAAAGGTGTTATTTCTAAAATTGTTCCTGAAGAAGATATGCCATACTTACCTGATGGTCGACCAATCGACATCATGTTAAATCCACTTGGTGTACCTTCACGTATGAACATTGGACAAGTGCTAGAATTACACTTAGGTATGGCTGCTAAAAACTTAGGCATCCACATTGCATCACCAGTATTTGATGGTGCTAATGATGATGATGTTTGGTCTACAATCGAAGAGGCCGGCATGGCACGTGATGGTAAGACTGTATTATATGATGGGCGTACGGGTGAACCGTTTGATAACCGTATTTCTGTAGGTGTAATGTACATGCTTAAACTTGCTCACATGGTTGATGACAAATTGCATGCACGTTCAACAGGACCATACTCACTCGTTACACAACAACCACTCGGTGGTAAAGCACAATTTGGTGGACAACGTTTCGGTGAGATGGAGGTATGGGCACTTGAAGCATATGGTGCTGCTTATACTTTACAAGAAATCTTAACTTATAAATCTGACGATACAGTAGGACGTGTTAAAACTTACGAATCTATCGTTAAAGGTGAAAACATCTCTAGACCAAGTGTTCCTGAGTCATTCCGAGTACTGATGAAAGAATTACAAAGTTTAGGATTAGATGTTAAAGTAATGGATGAGCATGATAATGAAATTGAAATGGCAGATGTTGATGATGAAGATGCAACGGAACGCAAAGTAGATTTACAACAAAAAAATGCTCCGGAATCACAAAAAGAAACAACTGATTAA
- the nusG gene encoding transcription termination/antitermination protein NusG — MSEEVGAKRWYAVHTYSGYENKVKKNLEKRVESMNMTEQIFRVVIPEEEETQVKDGKAKKLVKKTFPGYVLVELVMTDQSWYVVRNTPGVTGFVGSAGAGSKPNPLLPEEVRFILKQMGLKEKTIDVELDVGEQVRIKSGPFANQVGEVQEIETNKFKLTVLVDMFGRETPVEVEFDQIEKL, encoded by the coding sequence ATGTCTGAAGAAGTAGGCGCTAAGCGTTGGTATGCTGTACATACTTATTCTGGATATGAGAATAAAGTTAAAAAGAATTTAGAAAAAAGAGTAGAATCTATGAACATGACTGAACAAATTTTCAGAGTTGTCATACCAGAAGAGGAAGAAACTCAAGTTAAAGATGGTAAAGCTAAAAAGCTTGTGAAAAAGACTTTTCCTGGTTATGTATTAGTTGAACTTGTCATGACTGACCAATCTTGGTATGTGGTAAGAAACACTCCTGGAGTTACGGGATTTGTAGGTTCAGCTGGAGCAGGCTCTAAACCTAATCCCTTACTTCCTGAAGAAGTACGCTTCATCCTTAAACAAATGGGCCTTAAAGAAAAAACGATTGATGTTGAACTAGATGTGGGAGAACAAGTTCGTATTAAATCAGGACCATTTGCTAATCAGGTTGGAGAAGTACAAGAAATCGAGACAAACAAGTTTAAACTTACTGTGTTAGTAGATATGTTTGGTCGCGAAACACCAGTAGAAGTTGAATTTGATCAAATAGAAAAACTTTAA
- the secE gene encoding preprotein translocase subunit SecE, which produces MAKKENFFKGVKSEMEKTSWPTKEELFKYTVIVVYTVIFFLVFFYALDIGINTLKQLFLG; this is translated from the coding sequence ATGGCTAAAAAAGAGAACTTCTTTAAAGGCGTAAAGTCAGAAATGGAAAAAACGAGTTGGCCAACTAAAGAAGAATTATTTAAATACACGGTAATCGTTGTATATACTGTTATATTTTTCTTAGTCTTTTTCTATGCCTTAGACATAGGAATTAATACATTAAAACAATTATTTTTAGGTTAG
- a CDS encoding RNA polymerase sigma factor yields MEFNYSQLELISQNQSNLDNSHFEQWFEDLIYYLRPLIYRKIRYITNNHFELEDIFQDIIIKLYRALQSFDFSRGISFEHYIFLLICSVKYDYFRKLKADNHRYPRLINEYVVDYHCALAINDIERSILRKELSAMFDIQSQTLSQMEKSIIQLLLKDYKPKEIATILEVKEKVVYNAIHRCKIKFKREFKN; encoded by the coding sequence ATGGAATTTAATTACAGTCAACTAGAACTAATATCACAGAATCAAAGTAATTTAGACAACAGTCATTTTGAGCAATGGTTTGAGGATTTAATATATTATCTCAGACCCTTGATTTATAGAAAAATCAGATATATAACAAATAATCATTTTGAACTTGAGGATATATTTCAAGATATTATTATCAAGTTGTACCGAGCATTGCAATCATTCGATTTCAGTCGCGGTATTTCATTTGAACATTATATATTTTTATTAATATGCTCAGTAAAATATGATTATTTTAGAAAGTTAAAAGCAGATAATCATAGATACCCTCGGTTGATTAACGAGTATGTTGTAGATTACCATTGCGCTTTAGCAATCAATGATATTGAAAGAAGTATTTTGAGAAAAGAATTATCAGCAATGTTTGATATTCAATCGCAAACGTTAAGTCAGATGGAAAAATCAATTATTCAGTTATTGCTCAAAGATTATAAACCCAAAGAAATAGCAACCATTTTAGAAGTGAAAGAAAAAGTTGTTTATAATGCCATTCACCGGTGTAAAATAAAATTCAAGCGCGAATTTAAGAATTAA
- the rplA gene encoding 50S ribosomal protein L1 — MAKKGKKYQEAASKVDRTQYYSVEEAIKLVKETSIANFDASVEVAFRLGIDTRKNDQQIRGAVVLPHGTGKSQRVLVFAKGDKITEAEEAGADYVGEADYVQKIQQGWFDFDVVVATPDMMGEVGKLGRVLGPKGLMPNPKTGTVTMDVKKAVEEIKAGKVEYRAEKAGIVHASIGKVSFDEEKLVENFDTLQDVLAKAKPSSAKGTYFKSVAVTTTMGPGVKVDTSSFKL, encoded by the coding sequence ATGGCTAAAAAAGGTAAAAAGTATCAAGAAGCAGCTAGTAAAGTTGATCGTACTCAATACTATAGTGTTGAAGAAGCAATTAAATTAGTTAAAGAAACTAGCATTGCTAACTTTGACGCTTCTGTTGAAGTTGCATTCCGTTTAGGAATTGATACACGTAAAAATGACCAACAAATCCGTGGCGCAGTAGTTTTACCTCATGGAACTGGTAAATCACAACGTGTATTAGTTTTCGCTAAAGGTGATAAAATCACTGAAGCTGAAGAAGCAGGTGCAGATTATGTAGGTGAGGCAGACTACGTTCAAAAAATCCAACAAGGTTGGTTTGATTTTGATGTAGTTGTAGCTACTCCAGACATGATGGGCGAAGTTGGCAAATTAGGTCGAGTTTTAGGACCTAAAGGATTAATGCCAAACCCTAAAACTGGTACTGTAACTATGGACGTTAAAAAAGCGGTTGAAGAAATCAAAGCTGGTAAAGTTGAATACCGTGCTGAAAAAGCAGGTATCGTACATGCTTCAATCGGTAAAGTTTCATTTGACGAAGAAAAATTAGTTGAAAACTTTGATACTTTACAAGATGTATTAGCTAAAGCTAAACCATCATCAGCTAAAGGTACTTACTTTAAATCTGTTGCTGTTACAACAACAATGGGTCCTGGAGTTAAAGTTGATACTTCATCTTTTAAATTATAA
- the rpmG gene encoding 50S ribosomal protein L33, with amino-acid sequence MKKVPLNCEVCGNRNYIVVKNEGSATRLTLKKFCPKCNAHTVHKESK; translated from the coding sequence GTGAAGAAAGTACCTTTAAATTGTGAAGTTTGTGGCAATCGTAATTATATTGTTGTAAAAAACGAAGGTTCTGCAACACGACTGACGTTAAAAAAGTTTTGTCCAAAGTGTAATGCGCATACCGTTCATAAAGAATCTAAATAA
- the rplK gene encoding 50S ribosomal protein L11, translating into MAKKVEKVVKLQIPAGKANPAPPVGPALGQAGVNIMGFCKEFNARTQEQAGLIIPVEISVYEDRSFTFITKTPPAPVLLKKAAGVDKGSGEPNKIKVASVTKDQVREIAQTKMQDLNAADEEAAMRIIEGTARSMGITVQ; encoded by the coding sequence GTGGCTAAAAAAGTAGAAAAAGTAGTTAAATTGCAAATTCCTGCAGGTAAAGCAAACCCGGCACCACCAGTTGGTCCAGCATTAGGTCAAGCAGGTGTGAACATTATGGGATTCTGTAAAGAGTTCAACGCACGTACTCAAGAACAAGCAGGTTTAATCATTCCGGTAGAAATCAGTGTATATGAAGACCGTTCATTTACATTTATTACAAAAACTCCACCGGCTCCAGTACTACTTAAAAAAGCAGCTGGCGTTGATAAAGGTTCTGGTGAACCTAACAAAATAAAAGTTGCATCAGTAACTAAAGATCAAGTACGAGAAATTGCTCAAACTAAGATGCAAGATTTAAATGCTGCAGACGAAGAAGCAGCTATGCGTATTATTGAAGGTACTGCACGTAGCATGGGTATCACTGTGCAGTAA